A stretch of Desulfitobacterium dichloroeliminans LMG P-21439 DNA encodes these proteins:
- a CDS encoding zinc ribbon domain-containing protein, translating into MVQFEMKRRKEGGKCHSGANCFSSKIICGDCGNFYGSKVWHSTSKYRRTIWRCNHKFKGSDKCKTPHIDEANLKQLFLSAFNQLITNKEEIGENCKMLKKVLTDTAALEAEAVELQREIEVVTGLIRQCVEENAQRGQDQVEYLQRYKELVARYEKVRGRLEKNEELSCARKVKREQLDAFLDMVLRQDSILTEFDEGLWYAVIEKVTVDASGGIKYTFRDGTVITA; encoded by the coding sequence ATGGTTCAGTTTGAGATGAAACGCCGAAAAGAAGGTGGTAAGTGCCACAGCGGAGCTAACTGCTTCTCAAGCAAAATCATCTGCGGTGATTGCGGCAATTTTTATGGCTCCAAGGTGTGGCATTCCACGAGCAAATACCGTCGCACCATCTGGCGATGCAACCACAAATTTAAAGGCTCTGATAAATGTAAAACACCGCATATTGATGAAGCTAATTTAAAGCAATTATTCCTGAGTGCCTTTAACCAACTGATAACAAACAAAGAGGAGATTGGGGAAAATTGTAAAATGCTGAAGAAGGTACTGACCGATACTGCTGCTTTAGAAGCTGAAGCCGTGGAACTGCAACGGGAGATTGAAGTGGTTACCGGGTTAATTCGGCAGTGTGTGGAGGAAAACGCTCAGAGAGGTCAAGACCAAGTCGAATACCTGCAAAGGTATAAGGAGCTGGTGGCACGCTATGAGAAAGTCAGAGGTAGGCTTGAGAAGAACGAAGAATTGAGCTGTGCCCGTAAGGTAAAAAGGGAGCAGTTGGATGCCTTTCTTGATATGGTGCTACGGCAGGATTCTATTTTGACAGAATTTGATGAAGGACTTTGGTATGCGGTGATTGAGAAAGTAACAGTAGATGCTTCTGGAGGTATTAAGTATACCTTCCGGGATGGGACAGTGATAACAGCATAA